One genomic window of Medicago truncatula cultivar Jemalong A17 chromosome 1, MtrunA17r5.0-ANR, whole genome shotgun sequence includes the following:
- the LOC11421635 gene encoding calcium-dependent protein kinase 1 isoform X1, which translates to MGNTCVGPSISKNGIIQSFSAAIWRSQPPDAEGSVSNRGSVNEGRTDNEPESPLPVQNKPPEQITMPKPEIKQEAKSEPESEKEKKKHRRPSVKRSSSAGLRVDSVLQRETGNFKEFYSLGKKLGQGQFGTTFLCIEKATGYQYACKSIAKRKLVTDEDVEDVRREIQIMHHLAGHPNVISIKGAYEDAMAVHVVMELCAGGELFDRIIQRGHYTERKAAELIRTIVGVVEACHSLGVMHRDLKPENFLFVNQQEDSLLKTIDFGLSVFFMPGDTFIDVVGSPYYVAPEVLKKRYGPEADVWSAGVILYILLSGVPPFWAESEQGIFEQVLRGDLDFVSDPWPAISESAKDLVRKMLVRDPKRRMTAHQVLCHPWIQVDGVAPDKPLDSAVLSRLKQFSAMNKLKKMALIVIAESLSEEELAGLKEMFKMIDTDNSGQITFEELKVGLKKVGANLKESEIYDLMQAADVDNSGTIDYGEFIAATLHINKIEREDHLFAAFSYFDKDGSGYITQEELQQACDEFGIKDVRLEEIIKEIDEDNDGRIDYNEFAAMMQKGNLPMVGKKGLENNFSIRFKEALKL; encoded by the exons ATGGGGAATACATGTGTTGGTCCTAGCATTTCAAAGAATGGTATTATTCAATCATTTTCCGCTGCAATTTGGCGGTCGCAACCGCCTGATGCTGAAGGATCAGTGTCTAATAGAGGATCAGTAAATGAGGGGAGGACTGATAATGAGCCGGAATCTCCTTTGCCTGTTCAAAACAAACCTCCTGAGCAGATAACTATGCCGAAACCGGAAATAAAACAAGAGGCGAAATCAGAACCGGAGTCggaaaaggagaagaagaaacacAGGAGACCTTCTGTGAAGAGAAGTTCTAGTGCAGGACTTCGTGTTGATTCCGTGTTGCAGAGAGAAACCGGTAATTTCAAGGAATTCTATAGTTTAGGGAAAAAACTCGGTCAAGGTCAGTTTGGGACAACATTCTTGTGTATCGAGAAAGCAACCGGGTATCAGTATGCTTGTAAATCTATTGCAAAGAGGAAATTGGTAACCGATGAGGATGTTGAGGATGTGAGAAGAGAAATTCAGATAATGCATCATTTGGCCGGTCATCCTAATGTTATATCCATCAAAGGTGCTTATGAAGATGCAATGGCGGTTCATGTTGTGATGGAATTGTGTGCAGGTGGTGAGCTTTTCGATCGGATTATTCAGCGCGGACATTATACTGAAAGAAAGGCGGCTGAACTTATTAGGACTATAGTTGGTGTTGTTGAAGCCTGTCATTCTCTTGGTGTGATGCATAGAGACCTTAAGCCCGAGAATTTTCTCTTTGTTAATCAGCAAGAGGATTCACTACTCAAAACAATTGACTTTGGATTATCTGTGTTCTTTATGCCAG GTGACACATTTATTGACGTGGTTGGCAGCCCATATTATGTTGCCCCTGAAGTTTTGAAAAAGCGTTACGGCCCTGAAGCAGATGTTTGGAGTGCGGGAGTTATCCTTTACATTCTTTTGAGTGGAGTACCTCCTTTTTGGGCTG AAAGTGAACAAGGGATATTCGAACAGGTTTTGCGTGGTGATCTTGACTTCGTTTCAGACCCCTGGCCTGCAATTTCTGAAAGTGCAAAAGATTTAGTAAGGAAAATGCTTGTTCGTGATCCTAAAAGGCGGATGACTGCACATCAAGTATTAT GTCATCCTTGGATTCAAGTTGATGGTGTAGCACCTGATAAGCCACTTGATTCCGCCGTATTAAGTCGATTGAAGCAATTTTCTGCTATGAACAAGCTCAAGAAAATGGCTCTTATA GTCATTGCAGAGAGCTTATCTGAAGAAGAATTGGCTGGATTAAAAGAAATGTTCAAGATGATAGATACAGATAACAGTGGCCAAATCACTTTTGAAGAACTTAAAGTTGGTTTGAAAAAAGTTGGTGCTAATCTTAAGGAGTCTgaaatttatgatttaatgcAAGCG GCTGATGTAGATAACAGTGGAACAATTGACTATGGTGAGTTCATTGCGGCAACATTGCATATTAACAAGATTGAAAGAGAAGATCATCTATTTGCAGCCTTTTCTTACTTTGATAAAGATGGAAGTGGCTATATTACTCAAGAAGAACTTCAACAAGCTTGCGATGAGTTTGGCATTAAAGATGTTCGTTTGGAAGAGATAATCAAAGAAATCGATGAAGATAAC GACGGGCGCATAGATTATAATGAGTTTGCAGCTATGATGCAGAAAGGAAATCTTCCGATGGTTGGTAAGAAAGGTCTAGAAAATAACTTCAGCATTCGATTCAAGGAGGCATTAAAATTGTAG
- the LOC11421635 gene encoding calcium-dependent protein kinase 1 isoform X2 codes for MGNTCVGPSISKNGIIQSFSAAIWRSQPPDAEGSVSNRGSVNEGRTDNEPESPLPVQNKPPEQITMPKPEIKQEAKSEPESEKEKKKHRRPSVKRSSSAGLRVDSVLQRETGNFKEFYSLGKKLGQGQFGTTFLCIEKATGYQYACKSIAKRKLVTDEDVEDVRREIQIMHHLAGHPNVISIKGAYEDAMAVHVVMELCAGGELFDRIIQRGHYTERKAAELIRTIVGVVEACHSLGVMHRDLKPENFLFVNQQEDSLLKTIDFGLSVFFMPGDTFIDVVGSPYYVAPEVLKKRYGPEADVWSAGVILYILLSGVPPFWAESEQGIFEQVLRGDLDFVSDPWPAISESAKDLVRKMLVRDPKRRMTAHQVLCHPWIQVDGVAPDKPLDSAVLSRLKQFSAMNKLKKMALIVIAESLSEEELAGLKEMFKMIDTDNSGQITFEELKVGLKKVGANLKESEIYDLMQAADVDNSGTIDYGEFIAATLHINKIEREDHLFAAFSYFDKDGSGYITQEELQQACDEFGIKDVRLEEIIKEIDEDNDGLIDYNEFAAMMQKGNLPMVGKKGLEK; via the exons ATGGGGAATACATGTGTTGGTCCTAGCATTTCAAAGAATGGTATTATTCAATCATTTTCCGCTGCAATTTGGCGGTCGCAACCGCCTGATGCTGAAGGATCAGTGTCTAATAGAGGATCAGTAAATGAGGGGAGGACTGATAATGAGCCGGAATCTCCTTTGCCTGTTCAAAACAAACCTCCTGAGCAGATAACTATGCCGAAACCGGAAATAAAACAAGAGGCGAAATCAGAACCGGAGTCggaaaaggagaagaagaaacacAGGAGACCTTCTGTGAAGAGAAGTTCTAGTGCAGGACTTCGTGTTGATTCCGTGTTGCAGAGAGAAACCGGTAATTTCAAGGAATTCTATAGTTTAGGGAAAAAACTCGGTCAAGGTCAGTTTGGGACAACATTCTTGTGTATCGAGAAAGCAACCGGGTATCAGTATGCTTGTAAATCTATTGCAAAGAGGAAATTGGTAACCGATGAGGATGTTGAGGATGTGAGAAGAGAAATTCAGATAATGCATCATTTGGCCGGTCATCCTAATGTTATATCCATCAAAGGTGCTTATGAAGATGCAATGGCGGTTCATGTTGTGATGGAATTGTGTGCAGGTGGTGAGCTTTTCGATCGGATTATTCAGCGCGGACATTATACTGAAAGAAAGGCGGCTGAACTTATTAGGACTATAGTTGGTGTTGTTGAAGCCTGTCATTCTCTTGGTGTGATGCATAGAGACCTTAAGCCCGAGAATTTTCTCTTTGTTAATCAGCAAGAGGATTCACTACTCAAAACAATTGACTTTGGATTATCTGTGTTCTTTATGCCAG GTGACACATTTATTGACGTGGTTGGCAGCCCATATTATGTTGCCCCTGAAGTTTTGAAAAAGCGTTACGGCCCTGAAGCAGATGTTTGGAGTGCGGGAGTTATCCTTTACATTCTTTTGAGTGGAGTACCTCCTTTTTGGGCTG AAAGTGAACAAGGGATATTCGAACAGGTTTTGCGTGGTGATCTTGACTTCGTTTCAGACCCCTGGCCTGCAATTTCTGAAAGTGCAAAAGATTTAGTAAGGAAAATGCTTGTTCGTGATCCTAAAAGGCGGATGACTGCACATCAAGTATTAT GTCATCCTTGGATTCAAGTTGATGGTGTAGCACCTGATAAGCCACTTGATTCCGCCGTATTAAGTCGATTGAAGCAATTTTCTGCTATGAACAAGCTCAAGAAAATGGCTCTTATA GTCATTGCAGAGAGCTTATCTGAAGAAGAATTGGCTGGATTAAAAGAAATGTTCAAGATGATAGATACAGATAACAGTGGCCAAATCACTTTTGAAGAACTTAAAGTTGGTTTGAAAAAAGTTGGTGCTAATCTTAAGGAGTCTgaaatttatgatttaatgcAAGCG GCTGATGTAGATAACAGTGGAACAATTGACTATGGTGAGTTCATTGCGGCAACATTGCATATTAACAAGATTGAAAGAGAAGATCATCTATTTGCAGCCTTTTCTTACTTTGATAAAGATGGAAGTGGCTATATTACTCAAGAAGAACTTCAACAAGCTTGCGATGAGTTTGGCATTAAAGATGTTCGTTTGGAAGAGATAATCAAAGAAATCGATGAAGATAAC